One genomic window of Lepeophtheirus salmonis chromosome 5, UVic_Lsal_1.4, whole genome shotgun sequence includes the following:
- the LOC121118079 gene encoding uncharacterized protein, which yields MEESLENLESLGFFDMWTEEQDAKEDENVDHIFESNIIPLRSSPESHSQRKIVKHLDATRRDISSFHVNGTKKDIYEDRNEAFALKFAQKLPNQILNISHPGLFCPSVCNTQKSKDSLIGVNYKLSSEAQVDNTGSDPLSIKSIETVKSLSPEKSNLSKTFSFSPCKSPSSIYGHSKIKSSSGKSISISRPRRNSVKKLFQGEAGFNQNFQNSSNESNIIFTNGFIRCGSRESISISKYGMDKSYEVFDTKEMSELFNKRTINSGSSIIANTFPSESLSTEDEIFGKDVFNAQFLEEIEKTEKLYL from the exons ATGGAAGAATCATTAGAAAATCTCGAATCACTTGGTTTCTTTGACATGTGGACGGAAGAACAAGACGCAAAAGAGGATGAAAATGTAGATCATATATTCGAGTCTAACATCATTCCACTCAGA TCCAGCCCGGAGTCTCATTCGCAGAGGAAAATCGTGAAGCACCTTGATGCAACACGTAGAGATATATCTTCATTCCACGTTAATGGAACTAAAAAGGACATCTATGAAGATAGGAATGAGGCCTTTGCATTAAAATTCGCTCAAAAACTTCCGAACCAAATATTAAACATAAGCCATCCAGGCCTTTTTTGTCCTAGTGTGTGCAACACTCAGAAGTCTAAAGATTCGCTTATTGGAGTAAATTATAAGCTGTC ATCTGAAGCCCAAGTTGATAATACTGGAAGTGATCCCCTAAGTATTAAATCAATAGAGACAGTTAAAAGTCTTAGTCCGGAAAAAAGTAACTTAAGTAAAACTTTCTCTTTTAGTCCATGTAAATCTCCATCTAGCATTTATGGGCATTCAAAGATTAAATCTAGTTCTGGAAAAAGTATTAGCATCAGCAGACCCAGAAGGAACAGTGTTAAGAAACTTTTTCAAGGAGAAGCTGGTTTCAAtcagaattttcaaaatagttcaAACGAATCTAATATTATCTTTACTAATGGATTTATAAGATGTGGCTCCCGGGAAAGTATTAGTATTAGCAAATATGGAATGGACAAATCATATGAAGTCTTTGACACAAAGGAGATGTCcgagttatttaataaaagaactaTTAATTCTGGTTCCTCAATTATAGCTAATACATTTCCAAGTGAATCATTAAGCACAGAGGATGAAATCTTCGGCAAGGATGTGTTTAATGCTCAGTTTTtagaagaaatagaaaaaactgaaaaattgtatttataa